Part of the Imperialibacter roseus genome, CCCGTGCCTGACTATATCACGGGTGGCAACTTCGTTATTGAAAACAATCACCTCCCCCACCCCACCGACAAGCTGCCGTCGCTGGGAGAGGCTGGCAGTGGCCCCGAGTTCAAGGTATATTATCAGCACCTTGATCAAAACAACCACGTCAACAATGTTCATTACCTGGAATGGATGCTGGCCTCTCTGCCTCAAGACTACCTACTGCATATGAGTTTGAAGGAAATCGACATCCAGTTTAAAAGTGAATGTGTGCTAAACGACGAAATAACAGCTGAATTTCAGCAACTGTCGGACACTGAAATAATTCACAGTTTGAAAGAAAAATACAGCAAAAGAGAAGTGGCAAGGGCTCTGACTAGCTGGGAGGAGAAGTAGCGGCTCCCGCCAGTCGACCGTTCCCCAAAAGGCTTGCCCTTCCTGTTCATAGCTGCTAAAATATTTAGAAGCAAATGAGAGAGTTCAAAGAATTAAAATGGCTTCAGTTGCTAGTCATTAACTGGTGGGGCATCAGCATCCTTCTTCTCCTTTTTCGCCTTTATGCCCTGGTTGGAGTTAGCCAGGAGCATTTTGTCACTATTGGTGACACGGGTCTCACGTTTGTGGCAGGCATGGCCAACGATATGGTCACAGCTTTGTGCATTACACTCGCATTATCGCCGATCGTGTTGCTTCTCCATTTTGCAGCTCCCAAATGGCCTCTGATTTGGCATCTTCCTTCTTACATTTCTGTCGCTGCACTGAGCTTTGGACTGGAGCGGTACTTTGTTAACGAAATGACTCCTCTGGGTGCAGATTTTTGGGCCTACTCTGGCGAAGATGTCGCCGCCGTTATTACTGCCTCGGTTCAGGTAGATGCCATCCTTGTACTTGGCATCGTGATTTTGATGCTCTCGCTTCTTTTTGTGGTTTATATGAGCAAAAAAGCATTGCCAGGCTACAAAAGAATCTATTCATGGGTTGCCCTTTTTGCATTGTTGCTTTCAATACCATTAAGTCTCCTTTCGTCACGCTTCGAGAGCCTGCAAAACCAATACCTTGCGACTAGCAGAATGGGCTATTTTATTCGTTATTCAGTCGGCTCGCTGGAACTTTTTGATAGCCAATCAACTATCGCCTTAGGGAAATACCCATTTGAAAAATCATTTATTGACGCTGACGTACTGGGCCCGCACTTTGGAGACTTTGACGCACCCCCCAACCTTATTTTCATACAAGTGGAAGGGTTGGGTGGCAATTTTACCGGCGCTGGAGCTTCCATGAAGGGGTTCACCCCATTTCTCGATAGCCTGAGTGAAAAGAGCCTTTTCTGGCCCAATTGCCTGAGTACGACCGGCAGAACATTTGGGATAGTGCCGGCCTTGTACGGCTCCTTGCCATTGGGCGACACCGGCTTCATGGACCTGGGCCCTGACTACCCCTCCCACTTCACCCTGATTAGCTGGCTAAAGGACAATGGGTATTCAACGTCCTACTTTTACGGCGGCAATATCAACTTTGATAAAACTGACATTTTCCTTGAATACCAGGGTGTCGACAACCTGATTTATGAAGGTCGGTTTCCTGAATCCTACAAAAAAATGGAAGCCAACACTGATGGTTTTAGCTGGGGATATCCTGACAAGGCTCTTTTCGACTTGTATGAAAAAAGCATCCCCATAGAGGCCGGGCCACGTATGGATATGCTGATGACGATAACCACACACGAACCTTTCAAAGTGCCAGAAGCGAGTGTATACACTGCAAAATTCGATAGCGTGGTGGCAGGGTTTGACAACAAAGAGCTTTTTGTAACCTACCGCAATATCTTTGAGACTTTTCTCTACTTCGATGACGCACTAAGAATTCTTTTCGACAAGCTCTCAAAAAGAGCGGACTGGAAAAACACTATCGTGGTCATTACAGGAGACCACAGGGTGATTCCGTTGCCACAAGAAAGCCAACTGGACAGGTTTCACGTTCCACTGCTGATCTATTCTCCCGCTCTAATGCATGGCCAAACATTTAAAGCGATGGCTAGCCATGCGCAGGTTACACCGTCTTTTGTGAGCTATTTCAAATCAAAATACAAGTTCCCCACAGAAAGTAAACTGCCGTTTATTAGTGGCACATTGCCAATTAAGACTGACTTCGAATCACACCTTTCCTTGCCGCTGATGCGCAACAAAGGAACGTTAGACATTTACCTTGACAACGACACACTATTGGCCAACGATAGATTATTCCATGTAACGAGCAGGCTAGCGACCGAGCCGGTTGATAACGCCGCAGGAAAAAAGCGAATAAAGGAAAAACTTAGAGCTTTTAAGCAAAACCAAAATGTCGCTTTGAATGAAAATCGGCTTTGGGAATACAATGCTGGCAAGAGTGCCAAACAGTTTGTGCTCAGCGACTCGGCCTTTCAATGGCTCGAAGAACTCGGCGTCAAACAAATAGGTTCCGACAGCCAGTTATACTTAGCCAAGACTCTGGCTCAAAAAAAAGAATACGAAAAAGCCCGGTGGGTGGCGGGCTACCTTCTCAACAATAGCC contains:
- a CDS encoding sulfatase-like hydrolase/transferase; its protein translation is MREFKELKWLQLLVINWWGISILLLLFRLYALVGVSQEHFVTIGDTGLTFVAGMANDMVTALCITLALSPIVLLLHFAAPKWPLIWHLPSYISVAALSFGLERYFVNEMTPLGADFWAYSGEDVAAVITASVQVDAILVLGIVILMLSLLFVVYMSKKALPGYKRIYSWVALFALLLSIPLSLLSSRFESLQNQYLATSRMGYFIRYSVGSLELFDSQSTIALGKYPFEKSFIDADVLGPHFGDFDAPPNLIFIQVEGLGGNFTGAGASMKGFTPFLDSLSEKSLFWPNCLSTTGRTFGIVPALYGSLPLGDTGFMDLGPDYPSHFTLISWLKDNGYSTSYFYGGNINFDKTDIFLEYQGVDNLIYEGRFPESYKKMEANTDGFSWGYPDKALFDLYEKSIPIEAGPRMDMLMTITTHEPFKVPEASVYTAKFDSVVAGFDNKELFVTYRNIFETFLYFDDALRILFDKLSKRADWKNTIVVITGDHRVIPLPQESQLDRFHVPLLIYSPALMHGQTFKAMASHAQVTPSFVSYFKSKYKFPTESKLPFISGTLPIKTDFESHLSLPLMRNKGTLDIYLDNDTLLANDRLFHVTSRLATEPVDNAAGKKRIKEKLRAFKQNQNVALNENRLWEYNAGKSAKQFVLSDSAFQWLEELGVKQIGSDSQLYLAKTLAQKKEYEKARWVAGYLLNNSPNYSDARILIGRTFAWEGKYNLAAPILKEGQRRSPNYEDVYLALADVYFWDGQLDSSLVWAQEGKKRFPNSTELEEKIKRLSTVK
- a CDS encoding acyl-[acyl-carrier-protein] thioesterase, producing MVNPYFEKFKVRAAEIGPNGKAKFPVLINFFQEAAWQHADALGVSVPALMEKGHTWVLHRLFLRVVKPIEKNEVVEVETWPSGIEKFFTFRDMRFKNEKQELVAEGCTAWVVIDIEKRRLIPVPDYITGGNFVIENNHLPHPTDKLPSLGEAGSGPEFKVYYQHLDQNNHVNNVHYLEWMLASLPQDYLLHMSLKEIDIQFKSECVLNDEITAEFQQLSDTEIIHSLKEKYSKREVARALTSWEEK